The nucleotide sequence tgtgATGCGGCCTGTCTCTGTTTGATAATTCAGttttttatcacatgcacggtacagtactactatggcaatacatgcgtatggaacgcgaaaagtgTTTGTCGATAGgcacgacttttgtacattactaaattatatgatatatctgattttagttcaacaaaaagtactctagttttgactttcagaaacgtctcacagatcccctgggatggactcacccaccccctgggggttcatgcaccccagttagggaactcCTGTTTTAGAAGAACAAGACATAAGATTCATCAGTTCACCATGTCGCTCCTCTTCTGAACAGAAGAATGGTACCACACAGATGTGTGATTTGATGTTAATATCATCATTCATATACAAACCCTACATATTATAAGTAAAGGCTACTAGGCTATTATGAAAGATATGCAAAGCTTCCATCTTATAATAAATTTGATGATGAGGATGAAATTTAAGTCTTGATTGTATATTAAATTTACTTGTGAAAGTAAGCAATTGTgtgattttgtttattttattttcctttaaagCCAGCTCCAGTATACCAACCTCCTGGAGCAACCCAAGGGTACCCGATGCCACCCTCTCAGGGGTACCCGATGCAACCCTCACAGGGGTATCCTAGTGGACTACCACCAGGATATCCAGGACAGGGATATCCAGGAGGAGTGAATGTTCACCAGGTAAGACATAAATGTATAAACTCAGTAGCTGAGTATCGTAGTATTATTACCACCAAAGTCTCTGATGTTCATTTGACAGTAAGAATTCCACCACTATTTCTCTTTAAGAGAAAGATTAGATTTTAAGCCACGTTGGTGCAAATACTATGTGAAGAGTggacatgcccccccccccaaaaaaaaaaaaaattgttgagcTGTGGAAaacttcacacaaaatattCCCTACCCCCTCGCTCCCCACTTTTCAGGCCTCTACTTAGGAAAAAAATAACCATCTTGCAAATCCacatgtaaaaagaaaaaggtaaGTCTGAATATTCAGTAGTTGGCAATATCGTCCAATGTCTCATGAATACTGTTGATGTGACAGAGGCTGTTGATGAGAGTCACAAGAATAAATCAAAACTGACTTGACCATATTCAGGGTATCTGGGTGTTGATAACAGCAACGATGTATTGTAGTATAACAACATCCTGCTTCCAATGTGAAGTCATCTTCGATTTTCCGACTGGTTtcgcccccccccacaccaccccctcccacctcagAAAAGCtatcatgatatttcaaaaaggGAACCTTCAGATATCAGATTCTTAAAAGATGCAACTAATAACATCATTGAATCCtcaaaatttggcatttttggtTTATCTGCTAACAGTCTCTGTAATCTGTTCAACATTACCGatggaaaagagaaaagaaatttgACTTGCATGTAATTGTAAACAGTTACTGCATGGTTTCAGTCCCTACATTCTTCCTAATAAGCTATCCAGCCCCTTAGTTGGTGGTGATCCCTATAAAACCATTTCTTTGCTTGGGTTACCAGTCTGAGGCCACGTTACCGTAGTTGGTGGTGATTCCTTTATAACCATTTCCCTGCTGGGGGTACCAGTCTGAAGCTACAGTACCTTAGTTGGTGGTGATTCCTTCATAAACATTTCTTTGCTGGGGGTACCAGTCTGAAGCTACAGTACCTTAGTTGGTGGTGATTCCTTCATAAACATTTCTTTGCTGTGGGTACCAGTCTGAAGCCACAGTACCTTAGTTGGTGGTGATCCCTATGTAACCATTTCTTTGCTGGGGGTACCAGTCTGAAGCCACATTACCTTAGTTGGTGGTGATCCCTATATAAACATTTCTTTGCCGGGGGCACCAGTCAGAACCCATAGTATCTTGCATACCATGTAGACCAGGGACCACACATCAGTTTCAGTGGCAGAACATTTACAGATGTTAGTGTTCTTACTTTGAATAAACTTTTAACATGTCATGATTACTCTGTCTTACAGCCAGGAGTAAAccagaagaagaataagaaggagatgaaaaagatgaagaaaaaaatgaagaaacgttcatcttcctcctcctcctcctcctcaagTAGCTCCAGCagttcttcctcttcttcaagTAGCAGTGACTCAGACTCGGGATGCAAAGTGAAGAaacacaagaagaagaagaaagagaagaaaaataagaTGAAGTACTAATTACTGAATGGGTGATAGATAATGAAGTAGTGATTGTTAATTAATCATTAATTGTCATTAATTAATATGggtgctgtttctttttttattttgaagagGTTgcttgttaaaggcattgatgGCTCGCCCCAAACTGCATGCAGCCCTCTGAAGAAAGTTAACTCTCCGTTTTCTtcttacaaaatgcagacagtaatgaaatgtgataccttgttatcttttatctagacctgagatgtccatcgctgctatgtacactgtgttgtgggtattgaccctaACAGCATGTACAGTGTTGACTgtatgtacactagtgtctattaCCGACGATAGCAAactgtgtatgtattttctgggaatcgatggtggtgtctaacacttccgTTAcaactcattcgaaactaggtcagattaccggcatcggatgtttctttgtgcgcgagtcttctcTCCCTTTAAGGctttttttccatttgattaacaaaataatgacaaaactGCTCCAGGAATGTTCTTTCAATAACTAATGTTGTGCTGATATTTAGAAGCTGAAAAGAAGATGGGTTTTAAAATTTGACTAGAACCATTGGCTTTTGGACAGGGGCACTCAATTCTGCCAAGACCGGAGAGAAATATCGGTCGGAGCAAAGGGCCGGAGAGAACACAAATATCAAAGTACGTAGCAACAGTTTGTGTTGAGGGTAAGGCCAGTAGCTGGGTGTTTATGCGTGAGATCTTAAATGGCCTCGTATCCGTTTAGGGCAAGATTGCTGAATGATTATTTTTGCTACTGGTTTGGGTAGAAATATTTTGCAGACTGCATTTGGCCATCAAAGTGAGGTCTTAAATGACCTTACACCAGCTAAGGGCAAGATTactgaatgattttttttcctgcTAGTTGGGTAGAAATATTTTGCAGACTGCATTTGGCCATCAAAGTGCCTATTGAGGACCCCTGCGTTAGGAGTGTCAAGAAATCACAGGTTTCATATTATTTGGCTTTTGAAAAATCGTAATTTGTGCAATAATTGTTTTATAATCAATCTGTAGTATCATTTCAATACATACGATCAATCGTGTGGTTTGAATCTGTTTGAGGTGACACATACTCACCTGTGAAATTCTTTCTCatgaaaagattttttttttatttgctttagtttatatatatatatattagtgtttacacgggtccaaaaatcaggaaccgggtacccgagagccgttacccgtcgggtatccgggtacccgggaaaaaattgtttaccccgtgtatcacgattttcaagaaattgcATATCAAATGCTATAATAAGCTAATTATATTCTCTCCTGACAATGTTTTTatgttcaaaaacgtatgtgtaaggtaaggtataaaaccttcctcaataatatctatttgctttttttttctgtcataaacttgttaattacttaaaataattaacattactactaattagtagtaatgttgttaacatcgcATTGCCGCCGCTGTTTATGCTTCCTCTTCAtgtctattggatcagaccataaaatatccctttactttagctcagttgttagttgttactactactatctattatgcaggcccagggttcgcattagccgcgagatcacgcgattcgcgcaatttgatcgcatttggaatacacgattagaaaaaagccacttgcgattattattttttagttatcccatctataatccataaacatgtcgtaaaattccttgtcagcttttccttctatgaaataaacgaatgattaaataataatttcttccacatggtagcctaacaccacactaagtcaatgagagctaagcctaaccatatgTTTATTCGCtaaaattgtgacgcagttataagatatccatggaacacatttattattgctgttacgttcgacacagggttgcctaacaccacactaaggcaatggggtaatctagcatagccatttgtttattagctgaaattgtgacgcagttataagatatccatggaatactttcgttaatGCTGTTATCTTCagccacatggtagcctaacaccacactaagtcaatgggaaatctgcctaccCATcggttggatttttttttatttaaatcacactttgcgtaggattcaagtaataaattaggaaccgggtagtatctcgtcgggcgggtaccttcgttattgctgttatcttcgaccaaaTATTTTAGCCTAACACcgcactaagtcaatgggaaatctgcctaacggTAAACCGTagatttgcatttttttttttttaaatcacactttgcgtaggattcgggtaataaattaggaaccgggtagtattgcgtcgggcggttacccggataacccgtgcaaacactaatatatatctatatattaaaAGGATAAAATGTTTGTAATAATCTATTCATAGCTAagatgaggtcaaagttcataaAGGATATGTTTAGGTAGCATATGTAGTATTGCTTATAATGCAAAGGTTCTATCATTAGGGTTACTATATTTTATCTGAAGTTTTAAGGAAGGGCAAGTTGTACAGTGTGAGGATCGATCTTATTTAGTGGGTGCCCCTCACCTTTGTGGGGAAAAAATATGGACTTTAGAAGGTACAAACTGTATGTTCATGTATGTCATACATGAACATGGTCCAGAGTTTGAGCTGAGATTGGTTGACAGACTGTTGCTTGACTCTTTGTGCTTATACTTAAAAGAGTATGTAGATGCCTTGGTCAAATCACCATCAAAAACAGTTTTTCCACTTGGTTACAACTTTGTCAGAGCTACTGTACCTAACAATCCTGAATTTTCTTCAATTTGGTAAAAACACCTGGACGGTCATGGCAAGAATATAAGAATCTTGGAATGttattatgtgtgtgtgcgtgtgtgtatgtttgtatgtattggAGCGtcagctcagtggttaacggcagtgccttccaatcataaggtccccagttcgagtcactccaagattaatgtaaacatgtcgtccagttacagagttgttggcaattcataatcatggacgttacaatatgaatgtaagagactgacttcggtcagcttgcggctttgataaaccaatgatggcttcatcgcgagttcctgcttgcaggaggatctaaaatacatacatacatacatatatatatatatatatatactgtgtataaTATAGATGTCACTTCTGTATGTATGCTGACACCTATGCATCGTCCTTGTGACTCACTGCCTGTGAAAGATCATGTAATATCTGAAAGAACAGTAAATACTTGTaaaaaaattagcataattCAATGACTCTCTACTAGATATATCCCCATTGGTTGTCTGAGTGATTATAATCAATGATGTTGAGTGCGATTGAGTCACCTCACTTGAGGTGGTGGTGGAAAGTACAAACAATTAGTGAAGTATTAGTCTTTATTCATCTTGAGTTTATAGGTCTGTAAATCATGTCAAGTTTATTCCAAAGcagttttttttcccttgtttcctttttttgacAAGAGGCTTCCACGTTTTGCTTCAACACCATCAGTACTGAGAGATACTGTATACTGGCTGCATGCTAAGTCTTTAACTAGATGATGTCCAGGAAATTATTCTGGAAATTTAGGTTATACAGACCTggaaacaaaaatcaaatatgatAATATTGTATGGTTTATTATAATTGTTTGATGAAATGCATTCGCAGTTGccaaatatgtttgttttggTGCGGTAGTTTCCTgatgaaaaaatatatcagttaaaatattaatgacaaTATTGTACGCATTGTTTATTTCATGTGTTACTGCATGCTTTTCTTGTATTATTTCCATGTTAAATCACTTTTCACACAATTCTTTTTAATATCTTTGGCCATGGGGACAGGACTCTTGTCTCCACAAGCAGTACTGTATGTGCTAACGACTAGATGTGCATGTTACATATTTGTTTAGGCATACTGCCCTCTAATCATTTTCACCTTTCGCACCAGAATCACAGCTAACCATCCTGTTCAATTTCACCCATCAGTCCATCCATTAAAAGCATCCCTACGTGTCTTATTGAGAAcagggtgtggggagggggtggtaaATGATAAAGCAGATATATTTAACAGGCCACCTTGTACACTACTGCATGTGACATAGATAATGGGAAACATTAGTATTTTATTTACTTAAGGAGATAAAAACCGACTAGGGAATTAGACTTAtattcagggggggggggggtaggaagcttccaaaaagtgggggaggggcactttctcattccacaacctccacttgttatgctataaaccgatacacaccggccatatcacttaaatatatatatgatgcgttagtatgctatcaatactatttgttgagattgtttatcgttaaccgtgctacaaaaagatatgggatgccatttcaaaaatagcatgtacttgactaaaaataaataattaaaataaaatattaaaaattaacaaaggcttaagatatccaaaacacagttcttcatcaaaggggcacattttatttgccagtagggcacatttgctattttggaaacaaagtggggggggaggggtaatgTGCTCCCAGGGCTCCTACCCCTATGCTTATTGTTCAACAATACCATACATACTTGGAATAGCAACAGAGGGAACTCCAAGCTGATAGAGCCCATTATAACTGAAATAATGAGCTTTCTCATCTCTGAATGATGGCCACTAAATAATAATGTATTCCCAGAAATCTTGTAAGCATTGATACATCACTACTCTGAGGTATCAATCTCTTCTAGACCATCATCCACACGCTCACTTCACTCTAATTCATCGCTGATGTTACTCATCCCTAGAGTAAAAACACAGACTTACGGCTTGAGAACGTTTACATCCAGTGCACCGTgcctgtggaactcacttccagaacatgtaaaaatgtGCAATACTGTGAACGGTTTTCAGATCAGCTCTCAAAATGTATCTattcaccaaagcatatatgttataattgttattattatgttaagcACTACGAGAactatttcatagtttgtttggcgctatataaaaattatgtattatgattatgtattataatgtacaagacaaagaaaaaaaaacagtttgaaatatttttacaaaagcAACCTAAGTTTTTATTCTCagaatatttacaattttactTTAAAAAGTCGCACATGACATCTGTGTATCATGGACAAGGAATGAATGTTACCACGCCAACATGTAAACAAACCCACAACAAACCCATGCTATCACTAAATACAAAACCATACTTAACAACGACTCTGAAAGTAATAATAACCAAAATGGCAAACACAGAACAGCAAGGATGAAatttcattaacatcatcatgtAAACTAAAGCCCTGTTTGAAAAGTGGTGTTCTTATTAAAAAacagaaatttacaaaaaaaagaataagGACACCTTTATTCTAGAACATTTTTAACAATCGCAAGAGTTACCCTGCCTGTGTGAGATAAAACTAAGACATACTGTATCTTTGAAGTAATAGCAGTACGGTTTCAAACATTGGACATTACACTATATAACAAGTATCATGTGCATAGCTAAGGCACTATACTccatattgtaaaaaaaaatgatacaaaaactGAAATAACAGAGCACCACAATGAAGctccaaaaaacaaaagaagtacATTTTATGAAGCAGCATTTATCTCAAGAATATCGAGTAACAAGAAACAGAAATTTGTGTATAAGTGAAGGGATTGCACAAACATTTCGACAAAATAATAGCCAGTGCtagtaaaatgataaatggaTGGATAATCACATTGCAGTAATGTGAACAAGGAACATCACATGCCCAATGATGACAGAAGGATCTGTTTCAGCATAGAATATAGTTCAGAGgtactttaaagggtgtgaagactcgtgcaaaaaaaaaaacatctaatgccggtaatctgacctagtttcgaatgaggtgtaacagaagtgttagacaccaccatcgatcccagaaaatacacacactgtctgcattttgtagcgacacaaacaaaacgtcactttcaagcaacataaagttaactttttcaaatggccacacacggtttggggcgagtcttcaaagcCTTTAAGCTTTTGCATCATTGTCGACTGACATCATGAATAGAACATTTTAGTATAAACAAGTTATGTTACCAAGACATTCTGAAAGACTGTAAAAGTTCTCATTTCAGAGTTTTCTGCATTTATAGGTGCTAGAATGGATGAACGATTCATATTTTACCAGAAAATGAGGCCAAATATCAGATCTATGTATTGATGCAATAGATGCTTACAAGCAGGTGcagaatatgaaaacaaactttAGGAGAAATGAAATTAACCAAGGTATAAAGAAAATGGGATACTGCCCTAGAAAGATAAGAGAACAAATAAAGAAGGCTGTTACAGGGATACTACTGTAGTAGAAATTGCTACACTAAATATCTAAGTGTatatgaatataaaattacaaagaaagtaCTAATGTAACTAGTAAAGCATTGTACCAGTAGCTTGCAGCTGTGAATGACACATGTATGATCACATCTGAATACATAAATCTCTTATATATATCTGACTTTTCAAGTGTACCATAGAAGTGTGCTAAAAAATCTCTCTAGGGGTATATATCTATACAGTAAACCCAGCTAAACCATAGCTAGTCACTCAAAGAGGTAACTGAAATACTTTTTTACCAACTAACTACAGACTCAAACCTAGAAAGTTAACTTGGACATCATCTGagtacaaatatattttgttttatgacAAGAGGGGCTCTCCGGCGGTTAccatagagggcgctgtcacaTGGgtacagagggcgctgtcacaTGGGTACAGAGGGCGCTGTAACATCGATATAGAGGGCGCTGTAGCACCGGTATAGAGGGCGCTGTAGCACCGGTATAGAGGGCGCTGTAGCACCGGTATAGAGGGCGCTGTAACACCGGTATAGAGGGCGCTGTAACACCGGTATAGAGGGCGCTGTAACACCGgcatagagggcgctgtcacaTCGGTCCGAATGTGATCTGTACTTCTTACAGATCTCTGAATCAGAGAACAGTAACATGATTTGTGGGAGCTGGCAAGCCCCTACTCTCTGAGGACACTCCAAAATGAACTTGCATACAGAGGCACTGAGTGATTCGACTTGTTCAGAGTTCCACGAGTGCAGTTTGGCCTAATGAAAAAACTGCTTGCGATCACACTagttaaagggagtgaagactcgcgcacaaagaaacctctggtgccggtaatctgacctagttttcaaatggggtgtaacagaagtgttaaacaccaccatcgatcccagaaaatacacactcacttgctaccgtcggtaattagacactagggTACAGTgaatacatacagctatggtcaatacccacagcacagtgtacatagaagcgtggacatctcaggtccagataaaagataacaaggtattagtttcattactgtctgcattttgtagcgacaagaaaaaaacttcacttgcaagcaacggaaagttaactattTTCAGAGGGTGGCACACGGTTTGAGGCGAgtattcaatgcctttaaggttcTTAAACCaattattttgatttgaaaGTTCCAAAATAGGATTCAAAAATATCTGCTGCTTAATTATTACAAATGAAATGGTAGATACTAATAGTGATGGACTCATGGTACTGTTACGATCTGCAGTCAGAAACTAGATCGGACCCAATATGACAGACCCCTCTGTTTAACTTATCTTGGACCT is from Apostichopus japonicus isolate 1M-3 chromosome 16, ASM3797524v1, whole genome shotgun sequence and encodes:
- the LOC139981953 gene encoding uncharacterized protein, which produces MSQYPGQGAYPPPPAGTQPYPNAAPSGYPPVNPAYPGPPGQSGYSGVPPAPVYQPPGATQGYPMPPSQGYPMQPSQGYPSGLPPGYPGQGYPGGVNVHQPGVNQKKNKKEMKKMKKKMKKRSSSSSSSSSSSSSSSSSSSSSSDSDSGCKVKKHKKKKKEKKNKMKY